One Qipengyuania gaetbuli genomic region harbors:
- the purL gene encoding phosphoribosylformylglycinamidine synthase subunit PurL: MSEITPDIVAQHGLSEEEYDRVLHALGREPNLVELGIFSVMWSEHCSYKSSRLHLKKLPTEAPWVICGPGENAGVIDIGDGQAAIFKMESHNHPSYIEPYQGAATGVGGILRDVFTMGARPVANANALRFGRPDHPKMQHLVKGVVSGIGGYGNCVGVPTVCGETNFHPAYDGNILVNAMTVGVADADKIFYSAATGVGNPIVYVGSKTGRDGIHGATMASADFEEDADAKRPTVQVGDPFTEKLLIEACLELMATDAIVAIQDMGAAGLTSSSVEMATNGKAGIRLDMNKVPCREEGMTPYEMMLSESQERMLMVLKPGKEAMAEAIFRKWELDFAVIGEVTDTRHMVLEFDGEVVCDIPLGPLAADAPEYDRPYLSKEEYTAWAGIKPMTDRPDTQDVGADLLTLLASPNLSSRRWISEQYDSQVGADTLQTGGDAGVVRVHGTKKALAISTDCTPRYVHADPYEGGKQAIAEAYRNLSAVGARPLAVTNCLNFANPQRPEIMAQFVHALEGMGAACRALDFPIVSGNVSLYNESKATGGGSAILPTPAIGGVGLIDDYDKMMTMPFKAAGEAIYLIHAEEWATPDPQRSHIGKSLWLAEIHGRDEGRAPPVDLTLEKNAGEGVRELIQAGLVSAVHDVSDGGLAVALAEMAMASGLGAEVVGNDDYTQAQWWFGEDQGRYVITVPDAEAFNAYLAKGTENEDTARVGFRRLGTVGGDSLFGVPVSKLREAHQSFFHDWMEA; the protein is encoded by the coding sequence ATGAGCGAAATCACCCCCGACATCGTCGCCCAGCACGGCCTCTCCGAAGAAGAATACGACCGCGTCCTGCACGCGCTCGGCCGCGAGCCCAATCTTGTGGAACTCGGCATCTTCTCGGTGATGTGGAGCGAGCACTGTTCCTACAAGTCCAGCCGCCTGCACCTCAAGAAGCTGCCGACCGAGGCGCCGTGGGTGATTTGCGGTCCGGGCGAGAACGCGGGCGTTATCGATATCGGCGACGGCCAGGCCGCCATCTTCAAGATGGAGAGCCACAACCACCCCTCCTACATCGAACCCTACCAGGGCGCGGCGACGGGCGTGGGCGGCATCCTGCGCGACGTGTTCACGATGGGCGCCCGCCCCGTCGCGAACGCAAACGCGCTGCGCTTCGGACGGCCCGACCACCCCAAGATGCAGCACCTCGTCAAGGGCGTGGTTTCGGGCATCGGCGGCTACGGCAATTGCGTCGGTGTCCCGACCGTGTGCGGCGAGACCAATTTCCACCCGGCCTATGACGGCAACATCCTCGTCAACGCGATGACGGTGGGCGTGGCCGATGCGGACAAGATCTTCTATTCGGCCGCGACCGGCGTCGGGAACCCGATCGTCTATGTCGGCTCCAAGACCGGGCGCGACGGTATCCACGGCGCCACCATGGCCAGCGCCGATTTCGAGGAAGATGCCGATGCCAAGCGCCCCACGGTGCAGGTCGGCGACCCCTTCACCGAAAAGCTGCTGATCGAAGCCTGCCTCGAACTGATGGCGACCGACGCCATTGTCGCGATCCAGGACATGGGTGCAGCCGGCCTCACCTCCTCGTCGGTCGAAATGGCGACCAACGGCAAGGCAGGCATCCGCCTCGATATGAACAAGGTGCCGTGCCGCGAGGAAGGCATGACCCCTTACGAAATGATGCTGAGCGAAAGCCAGGAGCGCATGCTCATGGTGCTGAAGCCCGGCAAGGAGGCCATGGCCGAAGCGATCTTCCGCAAGTGGGAGCTCGATTTCGCGGTCATCGGCGAAGTGACCGACACGCGGCACATGGTGCTCGAATTCGACGGCGAAGTGGTGTGCGACATCCCGCTCGGCCCGCTCGCTGCCGATGCCCCCGAATATGACCGCCCGTATCTCTCCAAGGAAGAATACACCGCCTGGGCGGGCATCAAGCCGATGACCGACCGTCCGGACACGCAGGACGTGGGCGCAGACTTGCTGACGCTGCTGGCATCGCCCAACCTTTCCTCGAGGCGGTGGATTTCGGAACAGTACGACAGCCAGGTCGGCGCGGACACGCTGCAGACTGGCGGCGATGCCGGTGTCGTGCGCGTTCACGGCACGAAAAAGGCGCTGGCGATCAGCACCGACTGTACGCCGCGCTATGTCCATGCCGACCCCTACGAAGGCGGCAAGCAAGCGATCGCGGAAGCCTATCGTAATCTCAGCGCGGTGGGCGCACGCCCGCTGGCCGTGACCAACTGCCTCAACTTCGCCAATCCGCAGCGTCCGGAGATCATGGCGCAGTTCGTCCACGCCCTCGAAGGCATGGGCGCCGCCTGCCGTGCGCTCGATTTCCCGATCGTGTCGGGCAACGTCAGCCTCTACAACGAGAGCAAGGCGACTGGTGGCGGATCGGCCATCCTGCCCACCCCGGCTATCGGCGGCGTCGGCCTGATCGACGACTACGACAAGATGATGACGATGCCCTTCAAGGCCGCGGGCGAGGCGATCTACCTCATCCACGCCGAGGAATGGGCCACGCCCGACCCGCAGCGTTCACACATCGGCAAGTCGCTGTGGCTCGCGGAGATCCACGGCCGCGACGAAGGCCGCGCTCCGCCCGTCGACCTGACGCTGGAAAAGAACGCCGGCGAAGGCGTACGCGAACTGATCCAGGCCGGCCTCGTCAGCGCGGTGCACGATGTGTCTGACGGCGGTCTTGCGGTCGCACTGGCCGAAATGGCCATGGCGAGCGGGCTCGGCGCGGAAGTGGTCGGCAATGACGACTATACGCAGGCCCAGTGGTGGTTCGGCGAGGACCAGGGCCGCTACGTGATCACCGTTCCCGATGCAGAGGCTTTCAATGCCTATCTCGCCAAGGGCACGGAAAATGAGGACACCGCGCGCGTCGGTTTCCGCCGCCTCGGTACGGTCGGCGGCGACAGCCTGTTCGGCGTCCCCGTGAGCAAGCTGCGCGAAGCGCACCAGAGCTTCTTCCACGACTGGATGGAAGCCTGA
- a CDS encoding DUF2177 family protein produces the protein MTWIVAFIAAALAFGALDAIWLGWAGDNFYRPRLGDILADSFRMGPALVFYTAYIAAIVWFAVRPGIAGGIGQAALNGALLGAICYATYDLTNQATLRQWSTTVTVADIIWGAFATCVAASVATFAAQRLA, from the coding sequence ATGACGTGGATTGTCGCCTTCATCGCTGCGGCGCTGGCCTTTGGCGCGCTTGATGCCATCTGGCTGGGCTGGGCCGGAGACAATTTCTATCGCCCCCGCCTCGGCGACATACTGGCCGACAGCTTCCGCATGGGGCCGGCGCTGGTGTTCTACACCGCCTATATCGCTGCAATCGTCTGGTTCGCCGTGCGACCCGGGATTGCCGGGGGCATCGGACAGGCCGCGCTCAACGGGGCGCTGCTCGGGGCGATCTGTTATGCGACCTATGACCTCACCAACCAGGCAACGCTGCGCCAGTGGTCGACGACGGTCACGGTCGCGGACATCATTTGGGGCGCTTTCGCTACCTGCGTAGCCGCGTCGGTCGCGACCTTCGCCGCCCAGCGGCTCGCCTGA
- a CDS encoding exodeoxyribonuclease VII small subunit — translation MTEGQDKPIGEMSFEEALRALEGVVRSLESGEVPLDESIALYERGEALRKACQARLDAAQARIEKIVQGGDGAPSGTVPFDAES, via the coding sequence ATGACAGAGGGTCAAGACAAGCCGATTGGCGAAATGAGCTTCGAGGAGGCGCTTCGCGCGCTCGAAGGGGTCGTGCGCAGCCTTGAAAGCGGCGAGGTCCCGCTCGATGAAAGCATCGCGCTCTACGAGCGGGGCGAGGCGCTGCGCAAGGCGTGCCAGGCGCGGCTCGATGCGGCGCAGGCGCGGATCGAAAAGATCGTGCAAGGCGGCGACGGCGCGCCTTCGGGCACTGTCCCGTTTGACGCGGAAAGCTGA
- a CDS encoding polyprenyl synthetase family protein produces the protein MSGMPDLLAEAFEQVQAEVDGAFDAFLPVPQDTRARLVEAMRYSVIGGGKRVRPLLVCATAQLFGVSRQAAVNAGCAVEAIHAYSLIHDDLPCMDDDDLRHGKPTLHKAFDEATAVLAGDCLHALAFDILTMPDTSSDPFVRAELVAALAKASGHDGMAGGQMMDIMSEEQEYDLRQITRLQQLKTGALLAASVEMGAILGRVPPEGRTHLRAYARDIGLAFQIADDLLDVEGDEEKAGKALRKDEGQGKQTFVTIMGREQARAQAEMLVEQAGQHLAGHGADARLLAELARFIVKRDH, from the coding sequence ATGTCCGGCATGCCCGACCTGCTCGCCGAAGCCTTCGAACAGGTCCAGGCCGAAGTCGACGGGGCGTTCGACGCCTTCCTGCCAGTGCCGCAGGACACCCGCGCCCGGCTGGTGGAAGCCATGCGCTATTCCGTCATCGGCGGGGGCAAGCGGGTCCGCCCGCTGCTGGTCTGTGCGACGGCGCAGCTCTTCGGCGTCTCGCGGCAGGCCGCCGTCAACGCCGGATGCGCAGTCGAGGCGATCCATGCCTATTCGCTTATCCATGACGACTTGCCCTGCATGGACGACGACGATTTGCGCCATGGCAAGCCGACGCTGCACAAGGCCTTCGACGAGGCGACCGCCGTGCTGGCGGGCGACTGCCTGCACGCGCTGGCCTTCGATATCCTGACCATGCCCGACACCAGCAGCGATCCGTTCGTCCGTGCCGAACTCGTGGCGGCACTCGCCAAGGCCAGCGGGCACGACGGCATGGCCGGCGGGCAGATGATGGACATCATGTCCGAAGAGCAGGAATACGACCTCAGGCAGATTACCCGCCTCCAGCAGCTCAAGACCGGGGCACTCCTTGCGGCCAGCGTGGAAATGGGCGCAATCCTCGGCCGCGTTCCCCCGGAAGGCCGCACGCATTTGCGCGCCTATGCCCGCGACATCGGCCTCGCTTTCCAGATCGCCGACGACCTACTCGACGTTGAAGGGGACGAGGAGAAAGCCGGCAAAGCGCTGCGCAAGGACGAGGGGCAGGGCAAGCAGACCTTCGTCACGATCATGGGCCGCGAACAGGCGCGCGCGCAGGCGGAAATGCTGGTAGAGCAGGCCGGCCAGCACCTCGCCGGCCATGGCGCGGACGCAAGGCTGCTGGCGGAACTGGCGCGCTTCATCGTGAAGAGGGACCATTGA
- the coaD gene encoding pantetheine-phosphate adenylyltransferase encodes MSTRIGIYPGTFDPITLGHADIIRRGSKLVDKLIIGVTTNPSKNPMFSTEERFAMVEREIERLGLDNVEVVGFNALLVKFAQKMGANVLIRGLRAVADFEYEYQMAGMNQQLDSEIETVFLMADVSLQPIASKLVKEIALFGGDITPFVSKAVCEDVIARVEEKGRLGDY; translated from the coding sequence ATGAGCACCCGTATCGGCATCTACCCCGGAACCTTCGATCCCATCACTCTGGGCCATGCGGATATTATCCGGCGCGGTTCCAAGCTGGTCGACAAGCTGATCATCGGGGTGACGACCAACCCATCGAAGAACCCGATGTTCTCGACCGAGGAACGCTTCGCCATGGTGGAGCGCGAGATCGAGCGGCTCGGGCTCGACAATGTCGAGGTGGTCGGGTTCAACGCGCTGCTCGTCAAATTCGCGCAGAAGATGGGCGCCAATGTCCTCATCCGCGGGCTGCGCGCCGTCGCCGACTTCGAATACGAGTACCAGATGGCCGGGATGAACCAGCAGCTCGACAGTGAAATCGAGACGGTCTTCCTTATGGCAGACGTCTCGCTGCAGCCGATCGCCTCCAAGCTGGTCAAGGAAATCGCCCTGTTCGGCGGTGACATCACGCCCTTCGTCAGCAAGGCCGTTTGCGAGGACGTGATCGCGCGTGTGGAAGAAAAGGGCCGGCTGGGCGACTATTGA
- a CDS encoding peptidylprolyl isomerase, protein MFKTTLAIAAATLTVIAPVAATAQDAEAAAPRKVLQPINYSQQEDPENILLLDLSNGERVAIRLMPSWAPNHVERIKTLAREGFYDGVIFHRVIDGFMAQTGDPTGTGQGGSTYPDLEEEFNFMPHVRGTVSMARAASEDSANSQFFIVFYPRFSLDKRYTNFGRVISNMDAVDRINRGEPPQNPTRIMQASIAADNKPAPAAPRIMTEAEVTADDLNSPIS, encoded by the coding sequence ATGTTCAAGACCACGCTTGCCATTGCTGCCGCAACCCTGACGGTAATCGCTCCCGTCGCTGCAACCGCGCAGGACGCGGAAGCCGCCGCGCCGCGCAAGGTTCTCCAGCCGATCAATTACAGCCAGCAGGAAGATCCGGAGAATATCCTCCTTCTCGACCTGTCGAACGGCGAACGCGTTGCCATCCGCCTCATGCCGAGCTGGGCGCCCAACCATGTGGAGCGTATCAAGACGCTCGCCCGCGAGGGTTTCTACGACGGCGTCATCTTCCACCGCGTGATCGACGGATTCATGGCGCAGACCGGCGATCCGACCGGCACCGGCCAGGGCGGCTCGACGTATCCCGACCTTGAGGAAGAGTTCAATTTCATGCCGCACGTTCGCGGGACCGTCTCGATGGCCCGCGCCGCGAGCGAAGACAGCGCGAACAGCCAGTTCTTCATCGTGTTCTATCCGCGCTTCAGCCTCGACAAGCGCTACACCAACTTCGGCCGCGTGATTTCCAACATGGATGCCGTGGACCGGATCAATCGTGGCGAACCGCCGCAGAACCCGACCCGCATCATGCAGGCCTCGATCGCGGCCGATAACAAGCCGGCTCCTGCTGCGCCGCGCATCATGACCGAAGCGGAAGTGACCGCCGACGATCTGAACTCGCCGATCAGCTAA
- the queA gene encoding tRNA preQ1(34) S-adenosylmethionine ribosyltransferase-isomerase QueA, translating into MKVDLFDFELPNERIALRPVRPRDAARMLLVEGEAAPFRDCGVRDLPKLLRRGDVLVFNDTRVIPAQLEGRRGEARIGATLHKRVDLRRWQAFIRNAKRLKPGDRVEFGGGVEAVAEERLPDGSFVLAFAGEEPVEVLLERAGRMPLPPYIAGKRETDAQDREDYQTMFAAEDGAVAAPTASLHFTPRLVAALDEAGVGREMLTLHVGAGTFLPVKADDTDDHTMHSEWGRIEPEVAERLNAAREAGGRIIAVGTTSLRLLESATGEDGVIRPFAGDTDIFITPGYTFRAVDGLMTNFHLPKSTLMMLVSALMGRERMMAAYAYAIANEYRFYSYGDSSLLLP; encoded by the coding sequence ATGAAAGTTGATCTCTTCGATTTCGAACTACCCAACGAACGCATTGCGTTGCGCCCGGTACGTCCGCGCGATGCGGCGCGCATGCTGCTGGTCGAAGGCGAGGCGGCGCCGTTTCGCGATTGCGGCGTGCGCGACCTGCCCAAGCTGCTGCGCCGCGGGGACGTACTGGTTTTCAACGATACCCGCGTCATTCCCGCACAGCTGGAAGGGCGACGCGGCGAAGCGCGCATCGGCGCGACCCTGCACAAGCGCGTGGACCTGCGCCGCTGGCAGGCCTTCATCCGCAATGCCAAGCGCCTGAAGCCGGGCGACCGCGTCGAATTCGGCGGCGGTGTCGAGGCGGTCGCGGAAGAACGCCTGCCCGACGGCAGTTTCGTCCTCGCCTTTGCCGGGGAAGAGCCAGTCGAAGTCCTGCTGGAGCGGGCGGGGCGCATGCCGCTGCCGCCCTATATCGCGGGCAAGCGCGAAACCGACGCGCAGGACCGCGAGGATTACCAGACGATGTTCGCCGCCGAGGACGGCGCAGTGGCCGCGCCCACCGCATCGCTCCATTTCACGCCGCGTCTGGTCGCCGCGCTGGACGAAGCCGGTGTCGGGCGCGAGATGCTGACCCTCCACGTGGGTGCGGGCACTTTCCTGCCGGTCAAGGCGGACGACACCGACGACCACACCATGCATTCCGAATGGGGCCGGATCGAGCCGGAGGTCGCGGAACGCCTCAACGCAGCGCGCGAGGCTGGCGGGAGAATCATCGCTGTAGGCACGACCAGCCTGCGCCTGCTCGAAAGCGCGACCGGTGAGGACGGTGTGATCCGTCCCTTCGCCGGCGACACGGATATCTTCATCACGCCTGGCTACACTTTCCGCGCAGTCGATGGCCTGATGACCAATTTCCACCTGCCAAAATCCACGCTGATGATGCTGGTGAGCGCGCTAATGGGACGCGAGCGCATGATGGCCGCCTATGCCTATGCAATTGCCAACGAATACCGCTTCTATTCCTATGGTGACTCCTCGTTGCTTCTTCCCTAG
- a CDS encoding ABC transporter ATP-binding protein, which translates to MNEPILELEGLTKVYPGGLKALDDVSLSIRPGEIFALLGPNGAGKTTLIGAVCGLVRPSSGRMSAFGHDLATDWRKARARIGLVPQELSTDMFEPVIRAVSYSRGLFGLAPHPARIEEILRSLSLWDKRDERIMALSGGMKRRVLIAKALAHEPDLLFLDEPTAGVDVELRKGMWAIIDQMRARGVTIILTTHYIEEAELMADRVGIINRGKLLMVDEKDAMMARLGRTEAHIALAAPLAVLPPALSRFPVELEECGTSLCYRGGDGTGKGKAEVAELTKALVAEGIDFTGIETRESSLEDIFVSLLGDGEVAA; encoded by the coding sequence ATGAACGAACCGATCCTGGAGCTTGAGGGACTGACGAAGGTTTATCCCGGCGGGCTCAAGGCGCTCGACGATGTGAGCCTTTCGATCAGGCCGGGCGAAATATTCGCGCTGCTCGGCCCAAACGGAGCTGGCAAGACGACTCTGATCGGGGCGGTTTGCGGCCTCGTCAGGCCGAGCTCGGGCAGGATGAGCGCATTCGGGCATGATCTTGCGACCGACTGGCGCAAGGCACGGGCGCGGATCGGCCTAGTGCCGCAGGAACTCAGCACCGACATGTTCGAGCCGGTGATCCGCGCGGTCAGCTATTCGCGCGGCCTGTTCGGCCTTGCTCCCCATCCGGCGCGGATCGAGGAAATCCTGCGCAGCCTCAGCCTGTGGGACAAGCGGGATGAGCGGATCATGGCGCTGTCCGGCGGGATGAAGCGCCGCGTGCTGATCGCCAAGGCGCTGGCGCACGAGCCGGACCTCCTGTTCCTCGACGAGCCGACTGCCGGCGTCGATGTCGAATTGCGCAAGGGCATGTGGGCGATCATCGACCAGATGCGCGCACGCGGCGTCACCATCATCCTAACCACGCATTACATCGAGGAAGCCGAGCTGATGGCCGACCGGGTCGGTATCATCAATCGCGGCAAGTTGCTGATGGTCGATGAAAAGGACGCCATGATGGCACGGCTCGGCCGGACTGAAGCGCATATCGCGCTGGCCGCGCCGCTTGCCGTGCTGCCGCCAGCGCTTTCCCGATTTCCCGTCGAACTCGAAGAATGCGGTACATCGCTGTGCTATCGCGGGGGTGACGGTACGGGGAAGGGCAAGGCGGAAGTAGCCGAGCTGACCAAGGCGCTGGTGGCCGAGGGTATCGATTTCACAGGCATAGAGACACGTGAGAGCAGCCTCGAAGACATCTTCGTTTCCCTGCTGGGCGATGGGGAGGTCGCGGCATGA
- a CDS encoding ABC transporter permease has protein sequence MIGWRSTWSIYKRELVRFLRTAFQSVLAPVLTTSLYFIVFGAAIGGRMPDLGGVDYGAFIIPGLLMLTLLGETTSNSSFGIYMPRFTGTIYELLSAPVGVAETLIGFVGAAATKSLILAAIILVTARLFVDYSIAHPLLAVVYIMLVAAAFSLFGFILGIWADNFEKLGIIPMLFLTPLTFLGGTFYSIDMLPKPWDTIALANPIVYLVSGLRWTFYGSSDVDIRISFAITLGFLAVCVAIIAYIFKTGWRLRA, from the coding sequence ATGATCGGATGGCGTTCGACCTGGTCGATCTACAAGCGCGAGCTGGTGCGTTTCCTGCGTACCGCCTTCCAGTCAGTGCTGGCACCGGTGCTGACGACCTCGCTCTATTTCATCGTTTTCGGTGCCGCCATCGGGGGGCGGATGCCCGACCTTGGCGGGGTCGATTACGGCGCCTTCATCATCCCGGGCCTGCTCATGCTGACGCTGTTGGGCGAGACGACCAGCAATAGCAGTTTTGGTATCTACATGCCGCGCTTCACGGGCACGATTTACGAGCTGCTGAGTGCTCCGGTCGGGGTGGCAGAGACGCTGATCGGCTTCGTCGGGGCCGCGGCAACCAAGAGCCTCATCCTTGCCGCAATCATTCTCGTGACGGCGCGTCTGTTCGTGGACTACTCGATTGCCCATCCGCTGCTGGCGGTTGTCTACATCATGCTGGTGGCCGCGGCCTTCAGCCTGTTCGGCTTCATCCTCGGTATCTGGGCCGATAATTTCGAGAAGCTGGGCATCATCCCGATGCTGTTCCTGACCCCGCTCACCTTCCTTGGCGGCACGTTCTATTCGATAGATATGCTGCCCAAGCCCTGGGATACGATCGCATTGGCAAACCCGATCGTCTATCTCGTCAGCGGGCTGCGCTGGACCTTCTACGGGTCGAGCGACGTGGACATCAGGATCAGCTTTGCAATCACGCTCGGCTTCCTTGCCGTTTGCGTCGCGATCATCGCCTACATCTTCAAGACAGGCTGGCGACTGCGCGCCTGA
- a CDS encoding YdiY family protein, with product MKMLRLLLPVLALTLVPSAANAELPAAARTMIENAIATGDAAKVDAVISVARSSFPDDASEIDALESGWKAAKAERDAAAEEARLAKIENAGMFELWKGEGELGGFQSSGNTESVGIAASLKLKREGIDWSHRLQGRVDYQRQNGTTSREQYLFSYEPRWQFNDRMFIYGLAQFESDKIQGFSGRYAASGGVGYKLVDSGDLSLSVKAGPAYRVTEYTDGRTESRIAALAGLDFDWKIFERLTFSQDANALAETGGEAQLIVDGSNTSLTFVSGLDFKVSNRLRSRLSYQLDYDSNPPVGKVSTDTLTRATLIYGF from the coding sequence ATGAAGATGCTCCGCCTCCTCTTGCCAGTATTGGCGCTCACCCTAGTGCCGAGTGCCGCCAATGCCGAGTTGCCTGCAGCTGCTCGCACCATGATCGAAAATGCCATCGCGACCGGCGATGCGGCAAAGGTGGACGCAGTGATCTCGGTTGCGCGCAGTTCCTTCCCTGACGATGCCTCCGAAATCGACGCGCTCGAGAGCGGCTGGAAAGCGGCCAAGGCCGAGCGCGATGCGGCGGCCGAGGAAGCGCGTCTCGCGAAAATCGAGAATGCGGGGATGTTCGAGCTGTGGAAGGGCGAGGGCGAGCTTGGCGGCTTCCAGTCTTCCGGCAACACCGAGAGCGTCGGGATCGCCGCCTCGCTCAAGCTGAAGCGCGAGGGCATCGATTGGAGCCACCGCTTGCAGGGCCGCGTGGATTACCAGCGCCAGAACGGCACCACGAGCCGCGAGCAATACCTCTTCTCCTACGAACCGCGCTGGCAGTTCAATGATCGCATGTTCATCTATGGCCTGGCGCAGTTCGAAAGCGACAAGATCCAGGGCTTTTCCGGCCGCTATGCCGCATCGGGCGGCGTCGGTTACAAGCTGGTGGATAGTGGCGACCTGTCCCTCTCGGTAAAGGCCGGCCCTGCCTATCGCGTGACCGAATACACCGACGGGCGCACCGAAAGCCGCATTGCCGCTCTTGCCGGTCTTGATTTCGACTGGAAGATTTTCGAGCGCCTCACCTTCTCGCAGGACGCCAACGCTCTGGCCGAGACCGGCGGAGAGGCCCAGCTGATCGTCGACGGGTCGAACACTAGCCTGACCTTCGTCAGCGGCCTCGACTTCAAGGTCAGCAACCGGCTGCGTTCACGACTGTCATACCAACTCGATTACGACAGCAATCCGCCCGTGGGGAAGGTGTCGACCGACACGCTGACCCGCGCGACGCTGATCTACGGCTTCTGA
- the tgt gene encoding tRNA guanosine(34) transglycosylase Tgt: MAKRFSFTIDATDGRARTGRIEMLRGDIRTPAFMPVGTAATVKAMKPETVRATGADIILGNTYHLMLRPGAERVARLGGLHKFMNWDRPILTDSGGYQVMSLSDLRKLTEKGVEFRSHIDGSKHMLTPERSMEIQRLLGSDIVMAFDECPRADRPRDEIAASMEMSMRWAKRSRDGFDAGGEHAERAALFGIQQGALDEELRKISAEKLTDIGFDGYAIGGLAVGEGQEAMFATLEFAPQQLPQDRPRYLMGVGKPDDLVGAVERGVDMFDCVLPSRSGRNGQAFTWNGPLNLRNARFAEDMEPLDARCSCSVCSTYSRAYLHHLNKAGEILGAMLMTEHNIAFYQQLMQAMRDAIAAGSFATFAGDFRRDYLGSGEG, from the coding sequence ATGGCAAAGCGCTTTTCCTTCACCATCGATGCGACCGACGGCCGCGCTCGGACCGGGCGGATCGAGATGCTGCGCGGAGATATCCGCACGCCCGCATTCATGCCCGTTGGGACCGCGGCGACGGTCAAGGCGATGAAGCCCGAAACGGTGCGCGCCACCGGGGCGGACATCATCCTCGGCAATACGTATCACCTGATGCTGCGCCCCGGGGCCGAGCGGGTCGCGCGGCTCGGCGGGCTGCACAAGTTCATGAACTGGGACCGCCCGATCCTGACCGACAGCGGCGGTTACCAGGTGATGAGCCTGTCTGATTTGCGCAAGCTGACCGAAAAGGGCGTCGAGTTCCGCAGCCATATCGACGGCTCCAAGCATATGCTGACGCCCGAAAGGTCGATGGAAATCCAGCGCCTGCTCGGCAGCGATATCGTCATGGCCTTCGACGAATGTCCCCGCGCCGACCGGCCGCGCGACGAAATCGCAGCCAGCATGGAAATGAGCATGCGCTGGGCGAAGCGCAGCCGTGACGGCTTCGATGCGGGCGGCGAGCACGCTGAACGTGCTGCGCTGTTCGGCATCCAGCAGGGCGCACTCGACGAGGAACTGCGCAAAATCAGCGCCGAGAAGCTGACCGACATCGGTTTCGACGGCTACGCCATCGGCGGCCTCGCAGTGGGCGAGGGGCAGGAGGCGATGTTCGCCACACTCGAATTCGCTCCGCAACAGCTGCCGCAGGACCGTCCGCGCTACCTCATGGGCGTGGGCAAGCCCGACGACCTCGTCGGCGCGGTGGAGCGCGGGGTCGACATGTTCGATTGCGTCCTGCCCAGCCGGTCAGGCCGCAACGGGCAGGCCTTTACCTGGAATGGTCCGCTCAACCTGCGCAATGCGCGGTTTGCGGAGGACATGGAGCCTCTCGATGCGCGGTGTTCCTGTTCGGTCTGCTCGACTTATTCGCGCGCCTATCTGCATCACCTGAACAAGGCGGGCGAGATCCTCGGCGCAATGCTGATGACCGAGCACAACATCGCGTTCTACCAGCAGCTGATGCAGGCCATGCGCGATGCGATCGCAGCGGGCAGCTTTGCGACCTTCGCAGGCGACTTCCGACGCGACTATCTCGGCAGCGGCGAGGGATGA
- a CDS encoding SDR family NAD(P)-dependent oxidoreductase codes for MNWRRAAVIGASGGIGAALAAGLEASGTQVVRLSRSAGEGAIFLDLEDETSIAAAAATMAEGGELDLVIVASGYLHSDGEGPEKDWRHLDAANLARYFAINATGPALVAKHFLPLLPARGRAGFAAISARVGSISDNRLGGWYGYRASKAALNMLIRTLSVELARKKPDAFCIGLHPGTVDTALSEPFQRNVSAGKLFTPEYSAARLLEVIASRVASHSGNVFSFDGKLIAP; via the coding sequence ATGAACTGGCGGCGCGCAGCGGTCATCGGCGCGTCGGGAGGAATCGGCGCTGCCCTGGCTGCGGGGCTGGAAGCATCGGGAACGCAGGTTGTCCGCCTGTCGCGCAGCGCCGGTGAAGGCGCGATCTTTCTCGATCTCGAAGACGAAACGAGCATCGCCGCGGCCGCCGCCACGATGGCGGAAGGGGGCGAACTCGACCTGGTGATCGTGGCGTCGGGTTATCTCCATTCGGATGGCGAGGGTCCCGAAAAGGACTGGCGGCACCTCGATGCGGCCAATCTTGCACGCTACTTTGCGATCAATGCGACCGGCCCGGCGCTGGTGGCCAAGCATTTCCTGCCGCTCCTGCCGGCAAGGGGGAGGGCGGGCTTCGCAGCCATCTCTGCCCGCGTCGGAAGCATCTCGGACAACCGGCTGGGTGGATGGTACGGCTACCGAGCGAGCAAGGCTGCGCTCAACATGCTGATCCGCACGCTGTCGGTGGAACTGGCGCGCAAGAAGCCCGACGCTTTCTGCATCGGCCTGCATCCCGGCACGGTAGACACCGCGCTGAGCGAACCCTTCCAGCGCAATGTGTCTGCAGGAAAGCTTTTCACGCCCGAGTATTCGGCTGCACGCCTGCTCGAAGTGATTGCCAGCCGCGTTGCCTCGCACAGCGGAAATGTGTTTTCGTTCGACGGCAAGTTGATCGCCCCGTAA